GTGCACAAGGTCACCATCGTCCCTCGGGGCCGGGCCTTGGGCTTCATGATGCCCAGGCGGGAGGACATGCTTCACTGGTCCAAGAAGCGCCTCCTGGACCAGATCGCCGTGGCTCTGGCTGGGCGGGCCGCCGAGGAGCTCATCTTTGAGGACGTGACCACGGGGGCGGAGAACGACTTCCGCCAGGCCACGGAGTTGGCCCGGCGCATGATCACCGAGTGGGGGATGCATCCCGAATTCGGCCCCGTGGCCTACGCCCTCCGGGAGGACACCTACTTGGGCGGGTACGACGTCCGCCAGTACTCCGAGGAGACCGCCAAGCGCATCGACGAGGCGGTGCGGCGGCTCATTGAGGAGCAGTACCAGAGGGTTCTGGCCCTTCTTCAGGAAAAGCGGGAGGTCCTGGAGCGGGTGGCGGAAACCCTCCTGGAGCGGGAGACCCTGACCGCGGAAGAGTTCGGGCGGGTGGCGGAGGGCCTCCCCCTCGAGGCCCCTGGGGAGCCCAAGGAGGAGAAGGAGGCCCCCCGGGTGGTGCCCAAGATCAAGCCCGGGGGGGCCTTAGGCGGGGCCTAAAGGATAACCCGGGGGGCAAGCCCCCCGGGGGGAAGGGAATAGGCTACTTCTTGACCTTTTCCTTGAGGGCCTTGCCCGGCTTGAAGGCGGGGTACTGGGTGGCCGGGATCTTGATCCTCTCCTTGGTGCCGGGCTTCACGCCGGTGCGGGCCTTCCGCTTGCGCACCTCAAAGGTGCCGAAGCCGGTGAGCTGCACCTTGTTACCCGTGCCCACGGCCTCTTCCACCTTGGCCAAAAAGGTGTCTACCGCAGCCTTCACGTCCTTCTTCTTGAGGCCGGCGGCCGACGCGACCTGGTCTATCAGATCCGCTTTGGTGACCGTTTTCTTTGCTGCCATTCTTCACCTCCCTCCCCTTTTCCCTTCCGGAGGGAATATATCACGCCTCAATCCCCTCCTGCAATACCCCGTCCCATTTCTTCCATCGCGTATAGCAATATGTGATAACGAAAGCATTGCCTCTAGCGGTACCGAGGGGGGAGGAGTTCCCTTACCCGAGCCTCGATCTCCTGGGTGAGGTTTTCCAGCTCCTGGTGGGAAACCTTGCTTTTCCTCGGAACGGGAATAGGCTCCCCGTAGACCACCCGGACGGGCCGGCGCAGGCG
The genomic region above belongs to Thermus sediminis and contains:
- a CDS encoding HU family DNA-binding protein; protein product: MAAKKTVTKADLIDQVASAAGLKKKDVKAAVDTFLAKVEEAVGTGNKVQLTGFGTFEVRKRKARTGVKPGTKERIKIPATQYPAFKPGKALKEKVKK